In a single window of the Acetivibrio clariflavus DSM 19732 genome:
- the dgt gene encoding dGTP triphosphohydrolase codes for MIDKFFPIRYKDDIEAAYATILAPYATAFPAPDSRDYEEKLQSDDLRSSFQRDRDRIIHSKAFRRLMYKTQVFVNHEGDHFRTRLTHSLEVSQFARGIAKSLALNEDLAEAIALGHDLGHTPFGHAVESYFDEQLKARGMGRFYHNEQSVRIVDLLESRNSTDYRGLNLTKEVREGILKHNEERSGVYTNLDPYLPCSNLEGQVVNIVDTIAYVCHDFEDGVKSGLLYKNIQNNPDIKEAFLELKEMISEKTKGDICLHCDLYTDTYFIRKLIHYFILNLTKDSHENIIKLKVSSLDDVKRLAEQKKSVIGFNEETKKVFDEFKKFVYKNIYDTQTIVIMDTKAVSVVSEMFEALIKNPKLLPPEWLYKYNHIENDDNYKGYKNNEIRVICDYLSCMTDRYALEEYERLFDARVKL; via the coding sequence ATGATTGATAAATTCTTTCCGATCAGGTATAAAGATGATATAGAAGCTGCATATGCCACAATTTTAGCACCCTATGCTACTGCTTTTCCTGCTCCCGATAGCAGAGATTACGAAGAAAAACTTCAAAGTGATGACCTAAGAAGTTCATTTCAGAGAGACAGAGACAGAATAATTCATTCCAAAGCTTTCAGAAGGCTAATGTATAAAACCCAGGTCTTTGTAAACCATGAAGGTGACCACTTTCGAACAAGACTGACTCATTCCCTTGAAGTATCTCAATTTGCCAGGGGAATAGCAAAATCTTTGGCTTTGAATGAAGACTTAGCTGAAGCTATTGCATTAGGACATGACTTAGGACATACTCCCTTTGGACATGCTGTTGAGAGTTATTTTGATGAACAGTTGAAAGCCAGAGGTATGGGAAGATTTTATCATAATGAACAAAGTGTTCGAATTGTTGATTTGTTGGAGAGCAGAAACTCTACAGATTATAGGGGACTTAATTTGACGAAGGAAGTTCGGGAAGGAATTCTGAAACATAATGAAGAACGCAGCGGTGTATACACCAATCTGGATCCCTATCTTCCATGCAGCAATCTGGAAGGTCAAGTGGTTAATATAGTGGATACTATTGCCTATGTATGCCATGACTTTGAAGATGGAGTAAAGTCAGGATTACTCTATAAAAACATACAAAATAATCCTGATATTAAAGAGGCTTTCCTTGAACTTAAAGAAATGATCAGTGAAAAAACAAAGGGAGATATTTGTCTCCATTGTGATTTGTATACCGATACTTATTTTATAAGAAAGCTGATACATTATTTTATTTTAAATCTTACAAAGGATAGTCATGAAAATATTATTAAACTCAAAGTATCGTCCCTTGATGATGTAAAGAGACTGGCAGAGCAGAAAAAATCCGTTATTGGATTTAATGAAGAAACAAAAAAAGTTTTTGACGAGTTTAAAAAGTTTGTATATAAAAATATTTATGATACTCAGACCATAGTTATTATGGATACTAAAGCGGTAAGTGTTGTAAGTGAAATGTTTGAAGCATTGATTAAAAATCCGAAGTTATTACCGCCGGAATGGCTGTATAAATATAATCATATTGAAAACGATGATAATTATAAAGGTTATAAGAATAATGAAATAAGAGTGATCTGCGATTATTTGTCGTGTATGACAGACCGCTATGCTTTGGAAGAATATGAAAGACTGTTTGATGCCAGAGTTAAGTTATAG
- a CDS encoding ABC transporter permease has translation MTDSKKSIFEKIKDKFLDSLSVILFFTVWELGPRLGFLKSTFVSPPSEIFLYYIKLITEGNLISHVGISLFRSVIGFVLAIIIGIPLGFLLGGWFKTFEKLVEPVLKFLGQFNPFSLFPIFILILGIGEASKIAMIFWVCLWPVIFNTTTGVKELDPLLIKAGRAMGLGKFKMLIKIVLPGATPYILNGFKLASSTAFFMLIAAEMMGASRGLGWLVWNAQVNYQIPKLYAGTVLISVLGLTIDRLFKRWEKRILVWKQHAAS, from the coding sequence ATGACTGACAGTAAAAAGAGTATTTTTGAAAAGATAAAGGATAAATTTTTGGATAGTCTTTCTGTCATATTGTTTTTCACTGTATGGGAACTAGGTCCCAGACTTGGTTTTTTAAAAAGCACCTTTGTATCTCCACCGTCGGAAATTTTTTTGTACTATATAAAACTTATTACTGAAGGAAACCTGATTTCTCATGTGGGAATAAGCCTTTTCAGATCTGTTATTGGATTTGTCCTTGCCATTATTATAGGCATTCCCTTGGGATTCCTTCTCGGAGGCTGGTTTAAAACCTTTGAAAAGCTTGTTGAGCCGGTTTTGAAGTTTTTAGGTCAATTTAACCCTTTTTCTCTTTTTCCGATTTTTATACTTATTTTGGGGATAGGTGAGGCTTCAAAAATAGCAATGATTTTTTGGGTATGCTTGTGGCCTGTAATTTTTAATACCACTACAGGGGTTAAAGAGTTGGATCCTTTACTGATTAAAGCAGGGAGAGCAATGGGGTTGGGAAAGTTTAAGATGCTTATAAAAATTGTTTTACCTGGAGCGACACCTTATATATTAAACGGTTTCAAATTGGCATCATCAACTGCATTTTTCATGCTGATTGCGGCTGAAATGATGGGCGCAAGCAGAGGATTGGGATGGCTTGTGTGGAATGCGCAGGTAAATTATCAAATTCCAAAGTTATATGCCGGTACAGTTTTGATTTCGGTATTAGGACTGACAATTGACAGGTTATTTAAGCGATGGGAGAAGCGAATACTGGTCTGGAAGCAGCATGCAGCAAGCTGA